The following proteins are co-located in the Saccharomycodes ludwigii strain NBRC 1722 chromosome V, whole genome shotgun sequence genome:
- the ITT1 gene encoding RBR-type E3 ubiquitin transferase (similar to Saccharomyces cerevisiae YML068W | ITT1 | Inhibitor of Translation Termination) → MVDGFDILSSELELLQYMYPELKIYEYEEPVLKNTTINGIFNFSITTEKEVLIVNTKSNNQKIKINKFPNNIFEFKLFPLEYPVFEKCLEFEIKSNWMVEEQKLKISKSLTKQFQSFMDNDDGPLLTLIFDHLLNTNILFPSYEYVVSTDKQFNLFVEISQTVEKSDFENKNFDCSICLENKKGEEMIELPCNQQHFLCQRCLKDYYATLIKEGRIAMIRCPECKYDFANNNINNNLDDDISDFSKYGSYSRLIKQLFTPIIPFEFFHKILDQELVSRYKKLFKEQAFNRLSKEYPYTCIHCPRCNEWCLKEEQLDDQLVRCNNCDFYFCFECLHSWHGSTNACLKKIAPIKEAILEEYLDPFTSPMRKYELELKFGKKLLQMESSGYQAEKLLDLEIEKQDSDMKRCPKCSTPIQKIDGCNKMKCAVCAKLFCFLCGDLLDTDDPYSHYREPKSECYSRLFEGMPGTE, encoded by the coding sequence atggtTGATGGGTTTGATATATTATCAAGTGAATTGGAGCTTTTGCAATATATGTACCCTGAGCTTAAAatttatgaatatgaagaACCAGTACttaaaaatacaacaatAAACGGAATTTTTAACTTCAGTATTACTacagaaaaagaagttTTGATTGTAAATACTAAAAgcaataatcaaaaaatcaagataaataaatttcctaataatatctttgaGTTCAAGTTATTTCCTTTGGAGTATCctgtttttgaaaaatgtttagagtttgaaattaaaagcaACTGGATGGTTGAAGAGcagaaattgaaaatatctAAATCTCTAACGAAACAATTTCAAAGTTTTATGGACAATGATGATGGACCTTTGTTGACTTTAATATTTGATCATTTGCTTAATACAAACATATTGTTCCCCAGTTATGAATACGTTGTTTCTACTGATAAACAATTCAACTTGTTTGTAGAAATTTCACAAACCGTAGAGAAAAGcgattttgaaaataaaaattttgattgCAGTATAtgtttagaaaataaaaagggcGAAGAGATGATAGAACTTCCTTGCAATCAACAACATTTTCTCTGTCAAAGGTgtttaaaagattattatgCAACCCTGATAAAAGAAGGTCGAATAGCAATGATTAGATGCCCCGAGTGTAAATATGATTTTgccaacaacaacattaataataatttggaTGACGACATATCtgatttttccaaatatgGTAGTTATTCACgattaataaaacaattgtTTACTCCAATCATTCCATTTGAATTTTTCCATAAAATTTTGGATCAAGAACTAGTTTCAAGATACAAAAAGTTGTTTAAAGAACAAGCCTTTAATAGATTGTCCAAAGAATATCCATATACTTGTATACATTGTCCCAGATGTAACGAATGGTGTTTGAAAGAAGAACAATTAGATGACCAATTGGTACGATGCAACAACtgtgatttttatttttgttttgaatgTCTTCATTCATGGCATGGGTCAACCAATGCgtgtttaaaaaagattgcTCCCATTAAAGAAGCAATTTTAGAAGAATATCTGGACCCATTTACTTCCCCTATGAGAAAATATGAATTGGAATTGAAATTTGGTAAGAAATTGTTGCAAATGGAAAGTAGTGGATATCAGGCTGAAAAATTACTGGATTTGGAAATAGAAAAACAAGATTCTGATATGAAGAGATGTCCCAAGTGCAGTACGCCAATTCAAAAGATCGATGGCTGTAACAAGATGAAATGTGCTGTTTGTGCCAAATTATTCTGTTTTTTGTGTGGTGATCTATTAGATACCGACGATCCATATTCCCATTATAGAGAACCTAAATCTGAATGTTATAGTAGGCTTTTTGAAGGCATGCCAGGTACtgaataa
- the GMC2 gene encoding Gmc2p (similar to Saccharomyces cerevisiae YLR445W | GMC2 | Grand Meiotic recombination Cluster) has product MVETLANSEFSLSIEDSRTKEVDIKKETTANAKSGGSNTQENKSENSSNLEDQNKNDIGNDLASEFVNSAEYQLLKQEMLKQKVLCNLKESTGILQNASAIDVNGKLPKINWDDIYNMSANVMEIYTKEVDELLGEMDKLFKQQFIWQEAAFTTDSHRGAKRMSQVEKWICDKENYIEYIEYEFKESAATIKNVIESLSK; this is encoded by the coding sequence ATGGTGGAAACATTAGCAAATTCTGAGTTTTCTTTAAGTATTGAAGATAGTAGAACAAAGGAAgttgatattaaaaaagaaactacAGCAAATGCTAAGTCTGGCGGGAGCAATACTCAGGAAAATAAGTCAGAAAATAGTTCTAACCTTGAagatcaaaataaaaatgacatAGGTAACGATTTAGCCTCTGAGTTTGTTAATTCTGCTGAATatcaattattaaaacaagaaatgTTAAAACAAAAGGTTCTCTgcaatttaaaagaatccACTGGGATCTTACAAAATGCTTCAGCGATTGATGTTAATGGAAAACTTCCAAAGATAAACTGGGATGATATTTATAACATGTCTGCCAATGTTATGGAGATATATACTAAAGAAGTTGACGAATTATTAGGAGAAATGGATAAACTATTTAAACAGCAATTTATTTGGCAAGAAGCTGCATTTACCACAGATTCTCATAGGGGTGCAAAAAGGATGTCGCAGGTTGAAAAATGGATTTGTGACAAGGAAAATTATATCGAATATATTGAGTACGAATTTAAGGAATCTGCTGCCACCATTAAAAATGTAATTGAAAGTCTATCCAAATAA
- the ERV41 gene encoding Erv41p (similar to Saccharomyces cerevisiae YML067C | ERV41 | ER Vesicle), protein MESNNGKTFSVLRTFDAFPKTQAQYQQSNDNTSKKITIKTILFYLYLLFIAWSEFGSFFGGYLDEQYIVDDTPRETAQINIDFFIRTPCELLNVAVRDQTRDIFIISEKLNFENMPFFIPGDIKAIDNPKKVKTPELDELLSQAIPAEFREKLDTSKMIGSDNFDGCHIFGSVPITKVEGQLQITSKMFSPFDIGGIPADAKIDFSHVINELSFGEFFPYIDNQLDNTARLTNKPATSFKYSLHVVPTIYKSLGATLNTNQYSLSESISEVKNIGGFEAAGIMISYKFESLTVVVEDKRISFLQFIVRLITILCLIVYITTWLYKLADKILILIGGKKWSLYDDSPMKSKQGLLDS, encoded by the coding sequence ATGGAAAGCAACAATGGTAAGACATTCTCTGTGTTGAGAACCTTCGATGCGTTCCCAAAAACCCAAGCACAATATCAACAAAGCAACGATAATActtctaaaaaaattaccattaaaacaattttattttacctatatttattgttcaTAGCGTGGTCTGAATTTGGGTCCTTTTTCGGTGGATATCTAGACGAACAATATATAGTGGATGATACACCAAGAGAAACAGCACAAAttaatattgattttttcattcGTACTCCATGTGAACTATTAAATGTTGCTGTCAGAGATCAAACGCgtgatatatttattatttctgaaaaattaaatttcgAGAATATGCCATTCTTTATCCCCGGTGATATTAAAGCTATAGATAATCCCAAAAAGGTCAAAACACCCGAATTAGACGAGTTGTTGTCGCAAGCTATTCCAGCAGAATTTAGAGAAAAATTAGATACTTCTAAAATGATTGGCTCCGATAATTTTGATGGCTGTCATATTTTTGGTTCAGTTCCAATAACTAAGGTTGAAGGCCAGTTACAAATCACTTCCAAGATGTTCAGTCCTTTCGATATTGGTGGTATTCCAGCAGACGctaaaattgatttttctCATGTGATTAACGAATTATCCTTTGGCGAATTTTTCCCCTATATCGACAACCAATTGGACAATACGGCAAGATTAACTAATAAGCCAGCCACctcttttaaatattccCTTCATGTGGTGCCAACgatatataaaagtttGGGTGCGACTTTAAATACCAACCAATATTCTTTATCAGAAAGTATTTCAGAAGTCAAAAATATAGGAGGGTTTGAAGCAGCTGGTATAATGATCAGCTACAAGTTTGAATCTTTAACCGTTGTCGTAGAGGATAAGcgtatttcttttttgcaATTTATTGTTAGATTGATCACCATTCTCTGTCTTATTGTTTACATTACAACTTGGTTATATAAATTAGCcgataaaatattaattcttATTGGTGGTAAGAAATGGAGTTTATATGATGACAGTCCAATGAAATCCAAACAAGGTTTATTAGATAGttga
- the CPR3 gene encoding peptidylprolyl isomerase CPR3 (similar to Saccharomyces cerevisiae YML078W | CPR3 | Cyclosporin A-sensitive Proline Rotamase) — MFVAKRATLLNSTTRFFSSTSSALGTKVFMVPSVNGKKLEKLVFELYDDVVPKTTENFRALCTGEKGFGYKNVPFHRIIPDFMVQGGDTDLTQGFGGKSIYGAKFADENFIKKHNKPGLLSMANAGPNTNGSQFFITTVPCPWLDGKHVVFGELIDGMGTLKTIESFGTMNGRPRATVTIEDCGEVKN, encoded by the coding sequence ATGTTTGTTGCTAAACGTGCTACTTTATTAAACTCAACCActcgttttttttcttccacTTCTAGTGCCTTGGGTACTAAAGTTTTTATGGTACCATCTGTTAATGGTAAAAAATTGGAGAAATTAGTTTTTGAACTATATGATGATGTTGTTCCAAAAACTACTGAAAATTTTAGAGCTTTATGTACCGGTGAAAAAGGTTTTGGTTACAAAAATGTTCCATTTCACAGAATTATTCCAGATTTCATGGTTCAAGGCGGGGACACCGATTTAACCCAAGGCTTTGGTGGTAAGTCAATTTATGGAGCCAAATTTGCTGAtgaaaactttattaaaaaacataacAAACCAGGTTTATTGAGTATGGCCAATGCTGGTCCAAACACCAATGGATCCcagttttttattactactgtTCCATGTCCATGGTTAGATGGTAAGCATGTTGTATTTGGTGAATTAATTGATGGTATGGGCACTTTAAAGACTATTGAATCCTTTGGTACTATGAACGGTAGACCAAGAGCCACTGTTACTATTGAAGATTGCGGCGAAGTTAAAAATTAG
- the ENT3 gene encoding Ent3p (similar to Saccharomyces cerevisiae YJR125C | ENT3 | Epsin N-Terminal homology), with amino-acid sequence MSLETSLNNLNLYDAKKYFRKAQNIVFNYTEIESKVREATNNEPWGASSTLMEQISRGTYNYKEREEIIGMIFRRFTEKSANEWRQIYKALQLLEYLIKHGSERFIDDCRANLSLISMLKDFHYIDNQGKDQGINVRTRALSIVEFLKDDNQIREERKKARETAQKYKGVSNMIGTNGNSAAIGPQFNNRPYTAPGFIRPSTNSISVSADFDDLNDTNGTRDYNHYKSTSYEEYKEDLKEEQNNTNENTKRKSIDFTYSNNNDLPDLLDTSIVTEQHHDEERKTTREDEDDDEFADFQSSIPVAKEPAPVSTADALKSLYNTTTINNAISDVNARNNSNNFSYSTLNPNNNNTNNRNNSNLVSNVALNNKPSDPFSALFNTAKTLNQDTLNPTQPAKKEEITKKEDKEEEKEYDDDDFGELTGPNNIPTGHTNTEVKEPQLSNTNNIDLLDL; translated from the coding sequence ATGAGTTTGGAAACTTCTTTAAACAACTTAAATCTATACGATGCCAAGAAGTATTTTCGCAAGGCTCAAAATATAGTATTCAATTATACCGAGATAGAAAGCAAAGTAAGAGAAGCTACCAATAACGAACCATGGGGCGCTTCTTCTACGTTGATGGAACAAATTTCACGGGGAacttataattataaagaaAGAGAGGAGATTATTGGCATGATTTTTAGAAGATTTACGGAAAAAAGTGCCAATGAATGGAGGCAAATATACAAGGCTCTGCAATTATTAGAGTATTTGATCAAACATGGTAGCGAAAGATTTATTGATGACTGTCGCGCAAACTTATCTCTTATCAGCATGTTAAAAGATTTTCATTACATTGATAACCAAGGTAAAGACCAAGGGATTAATGTTAGAACCAGAGCTTTATCCATTGTTGAATTCTTGAAAGACGATAACCAAATTAGAGAAGAACGCAAAAAGGCCAGGGAAACTGcccaaaaatataaaggtGTAAGCAATATGATCGGTACTAATGGTAATTCCGCTGCTATTGGCCCCCAATTTAATAATCGTCCCTACACCGCACCTGGATTCATTCGTCCTTCCACTAACAGTATCAGTGTAAGTGCAGATTTTGATGACTTGAATGATACTAATGGCACTAGAGATTATAATCATTATAAATCTACCTCATATGAAGAATATAAAGAAGATTTAAAGGAGGAACAAAACAATACTAATGAAAATACAAAACGTAAATCCATAGATTTTACATAttctaataacaatgatttACCGGATTTGTTGGATACTTCCATTGTTACTGAACAACACCATGATGAAGAGAGAAAAACTACTAgagaagatgaagatgatgatgagtTTGCTGACTTTCAGAGTTCTATTCCTGTTGCCAAGGAACCTGCTCCTGTTAGTACAGCAGATGCTTTGAAAAGTTTATACAATACCACTACCATTAATAATGCTATAAGTGACGTTAACGCTCGCAATAACAGCAATAATTTTTCGTACTCTACTTTAAAtccaaataacaataacactaataatagGAACAATTCGAACCTTGTTTCAAATGTGgctttaaataataaacccTCCGATCCCTTCAGTGCTTTATTTAACACTGCCAAAACACTTAATCAGGATACTTTAAATCCAACACAACCTgctaaaaaagaagaaattactaaaaaagaagataaagaagaagaaaaagagtatgatgatgatgattttggTGAATTGACTGGCCCGAATAATATTCCAACTGGCCATACTAACACTGAAGTGAAGGAGCCACAACTTTCAAACACCAACAACATTGATTTATTAGatctttaa
- the BET5 gene encoding TRAPP subunit BET5 (similar to Saccharomyces cerevisiae YML077W | BET5 | Blocked Early in Transport), with protein MAIYSFWIFDRHCNCIFDREWTLESSKGTINSKQNEEVGKLLFGMVYSLKSIVTRLSHSNTSNNVRTISTSIFKIHILSTASGLNFVFISDIGSESLSHLLHYIYQELYVPYVARNYLSPIDFTENDVEETRGQGTRKISNPLFVESVEQFLQPMVSK; from the coding sequence ATGGCCATCTATTCGTTTTGGATTTTCGACAGACATTGTAATTGTATTTTTGATCGAGAGTGGACTTTAGAATCAAGTAAAGGCACTATTAACTCCAAACAGAATGAAGAGGTCggaaaattattatttggtaTGGTTTACTCTTTAAAATCTATAGTAACAAGGCTAAGCCACTCAAATACATCAAACAACGTAAGAACAATATCCACATCTATTTTCAAGATTCATATTTTATCAACAGCTTCCGGCTTAAACTTTGTTTTCATAAGTGATATTGGATCTGAATCTTTATCTCATCTGTTGCATTATATATACCAAGAATTATATGTACCTTATGTAGCTAGAAATTATTTGTCTCCAATAGATTTTACTGAAAATGATGTAGAAGAGACAAGAGGCCAAGGCACAAGGAAAATTTCAAATCCTTTGTTTGTGGAAAGTGTAGAGCAGTTTTTACAACCAATGGTATCTAAATAA
- the WAR1 gene encoding War1p (similar to Saccharomyces cerevisiae YML076C | WAR1 | Weak Acid Resistance) has product MGFDNEVSKKYKKPNRRSIACVNCHKLKVRCLPSLDSNISVNDGSIAPCIRCLKANKVCVYDTSQKNKKRKRRTKAEIEASKKQPRLNVLTTANEKGIEDQRSNSLVKYNSNIASLHIAQLDTNNDNNIHSSDNFEPTTKDRDDLMGPTNYVQYTKSIDRNPDKHNKIPNFPIKDTPINHQKSEKFTATSKNGTSNFLTPDGFKDMRNFGGTLPTSGNVNASFANNATNNKRQKKILKDSPLYKELMLVLSQQRDALNKTSKNLKKMHAKWDEIATDRSFGPCLIDPLSSGLLTEKEAKRRLDIFRIEVMEIPHLKIVLLPEAASVQDLVKNSPILFTAIMTCASIFIKKDDSFSSSLDLFIKLEILILRLLSQEVLILGNKSVELLKSLLIMCVWYNTPELFQKRRYHILNSICCCLLSDIGLNGRQIFLFDKEGIKRGNNTVVEAEGTELEYEALCLLVYVSSLNINLYLRKAIHVRWSPILEKYCLNLKKSASLYHQNLLVFTKMNKILEKIHMVLHKNSQEFSTRTQTGIGNNTSLDGNSQDNNKNRFNVSADYLDALENFQLDLNSVFLEIPKDNHRLLTFFYSVEAYLHEPSLTTVVSEPELDINFSESIIDSVTKCTYYSLYSMKEMLQIEYSSLVALPLFYSSRLIYTVGMLLRIRYISITVSSFYQLQEVTAQVVSMCNEISRRFDLLLSEYPYNNIIGKLKLVISLFLQTYATQIKKAFDSGHCSVDIETVPFYDLNSVPESSINPLVNTINKKRVNNDTTIDGGNKPENNGGTEKDVHVSDIGNPLRSLFQQKNQDNNDVAKSSGLHDNFNIPQTGDNNLVENISGNDEDNVLSATNSADSKDWTTAANSLKLDVDINKYLEDLNNLGDEFASLNSEFWGNLFLTMEHGVPNTSDNIGSIYPFPTVGSTPFTAPILSNDNFDNWGNNTSSFNNTGFNCASSNMNSNNNNSNTNSNIGGENENENENNNSDNNNNNDNSDNNNNNNDNNDNNNNNNNGKDMDNDKKGNKNDDNSSSDSGGHDINNKQNNYE; this is encoded by the coding sequence atggGATTCGATAATGAAGTatctaaaaaatataaaaaaccaAATAGAAGATCAATAGCGTGTGTGAATTGCcataaattaaaagtacGATGCTTACCTTCTTTGGACAGTAACATATCCGTTAATGATGGATCAATAGCACCCTGTATTAGATGTTTGAAAGCAAACAAGGTTTGTGTTTATGATACCTCTcagaaaaataagaaaaggaaaagaagaacCAAGGCCGAGATAGAAGCTTCCAAAAAACAACCGAGGCTTAATGTTTTAACAACTGCTAATGAAAAGGGTATTGAGGATCAGAGATCCAATTCTTTAGTTAAATATAACTCAAATATAGCTAGTCTGCATATTGCTCAACTAGATACTAAtaacgataataatatacactCTTCTGATAATTTTGAGCCTACAACTAAAGACCGGGATGACTTAATGGGACCAACTAACTATGTACAATATACAAAATCTATCGATAGAAATCCAGACAAACATAACAAAATACCCAATTTTCCAATCAAGGACACCCCAATAAATCACCAGAAATCCGAAAAATTCACTGCTACATCTAAAAATGGAACGTCCAACTTTTTAACTCCAGACGGATTCAAGGATATGAGAAATTTTGGTGGCACTTTACCGACTTCAGGTAATGTAAATGCTTCTTTTGCTAACAATGCTACAAACAACAAACGtcaaaaaaagatactAAAGGATTCGCCCCTATATAAAGAATTAATGCTAGTTCTATCTCAACAAAGAGATGCCTTAAACAAAACTAGTAAAAACTTGAAGAAAATGCATGCCAAATGGGACGAAATAGCTACGGATAGATCGTTTGGTCCATGCTTGATTGATCCGCTTTCTTCCGGTTTACTCACTGAAAAGGAGGCCAAAAGAAGATTGGACATTTTTAGAATTGAAGTCATGGAAATTCCgcatttaaaaatagttttaCTACCAGAGGCTGCGTCTGTTCAAGATCTGGTCAAAAATTCGCCAATTCTATTCACTGCCATAATGACATGTGcttccatttttattaagaaAGATGattctttctcttcttcattagatttatttattaaattggaaattttaatcctaagattattatcacaagaagttttaatattagGTAACAAATCTGTAGAATTACTAAAGTCTTTGTTAATTATGTGTGTGTGGTATAACACGCCTGagttatttcaaaaaagaagatatCATATCTTGAATTCTATATGTTGCTGCTTATTATCAGATATTGGGCTAAATGGAagacaaatttttttatttgataagGAAGGGATTAAAAGGGGCAACAATACTGTTGTGGAAGCAGAAGGAACTGAACTAGAATATGAAGCTCTATGTCTATTAGTTTATGTTTCTTCcttaaatataaacttaTATTTACGAAAGGCTATCCATGTTAGATGGTCTCcgattttggaaaaatattgtttgaatttgaaaaagtcTGCGTCCTTGTACCATCAAAATTTATTAGTTTTCACTAAAATGAACAAGATCTTGGAGAAAATACACATGGTTCTACATAAAAACAGTCAAGAGTTTTCAACTAGAACTCAAACTGGTATTGGAAATAACACATCATTGGATGGAAATAGCCaagacaacaacaaaaataggTTTAATGTTTCAGCTGATTATTTGGATGCGCTAGAAAATTTCCAGTTGGATTTAAATAGtgtttttttggaaataccCAAAGATAATCACAgattattaacttttttctaTTCTGTTGAAGCATATCTACATGAACCATCGTTGACTACAGTCGTTAGCGAGCCAGAATTAGATATTAACTTTTCTGAATCTATCATTGATTCTGTAACTAAATGCACTTATTATTCCTTGTACTCCATGAAAGAAATGTTACAGATTGAGTATAGTAGTTTGGTGGCGCTTCCATTATTTTATAGTAGTAGGTTGATCTATACTGTTGGTATGTTGTTAAGAATTCGTTATATTTCAATAACAGTTTCAAGCTTTTACCAGTTACAGGAAGTAACAGCGCAAGTCGTGTCCATGTGTAATGAAATTTCCAGGAgatttgatttattattgagtGAATATCCGtacaataatataataggTAAATTAAAGTTGGtcatttcattatttttgcaAACATATGCCAcccaaattaaaaaggcGTTTGATTCTGGTCATTGTAGTGTAGATATTGAGACGGTTCCGTTTTATGACCTTAATTCAGTGCCGGAATCTAGCATAAATCCTTTGGTAAATACaataaacaagaaaagAGTAAATAATGATACAACTATTGATGGTGGTAATAAGCCTGAAAATAATGGCGGTACAGAAAAAGATGTACATGTATCTGATATTGGTAATCCTCTTCGATCTTTATTTCAACAGAAAAATCAAGATAACAATGATGTCGCTAAAAGTAGCGGGTTGCAcgataattttaatattccTCAAACAGGCGATAATAATCTGGTGGAAAATATATCGGGTAATGATGAAGACAACGTTTTAAGTGCTACAAATAGTGCAGATTCAAAAGATTGGACTACTGCTGCTAATTCTCTAAAATTAGACGTTGATATTAATAAGTACTTGgaagatttaaataatttgggCGATGAATTTGCTTCATTGAACAGTGAGTTTTGGggtaatttgtttttaacaatGGAACATGGTGTTCCAAATACTAGTGATAATATAGGCTCCATATATCCATTTCCTACTGTTGGTTCAACTCCCTTTACAGCACCGATTCTTTCAAATGATAATTTCGATAATTGGGGGAATAATACAAGTTCCTTCAACAATACTGGTTTTAATTGTGCTTCATCAAACATGAAtagcaacaataataacagtaacactaatagtaatattggaggtgaaaatgaaaatgaaaatgaaaataataatagtgataataataataacaatgataatagcgataataataataataataatgataataatgataataacaataataataataatggcaaAGATAtggataatgataaaaagggtaacaaaaatgatgataatagtagtagcGATAGTGGTGGCcatgatattaataacaaacaaaataattatgaataa